The Thermothielavioides terrestris NRRL 8126 chromosome 2, complete sequence genome includes a region encoding these proteins:
- a CDS encoding glycoside hydrolase family 13 protein (CAZy_ID 269773): MRTLHRALLVLAGAVLEASQGAAGLSAAEWRSQSIYQVVTDRFARTDLSTTASCNTADQVYCGGTWQGLISKLDYIQGMGFTAVWISPVVKQVEGNSQDGSAYHGYWAQDIWALNPAFGTEADLAALAAALHARGMYLMVDIVTNHMAYMGCGTCVNYSLFNPFSSSSYFHPYCAIDYSNQTSVEVCWQGDNIVSLPDLRTEEQVIWNRWVSQLVSNYSIDGFRVDSAKHVETSFWQGFSTAAGVYLLGEVFDGDPSYVAPYQNYLNGVLDYPSYYWILRAFQSSSGSISDLVSGLNTLHGVALDLSLYGSFLENHDVARFASFTQDMAIAFTMLKDGIPIIYQGQEQHYSGGTTPNNREALWLSGYSTSSELYKWIAALNQIRARAIAQDGGYLSYSSQPIYSDSHTIAMRKGTSGYQIVGVFTNVGASSSVTVTLTSSATGFGANQALIDVMSCTAYTTDSTGALTVTLNDGLPKVLYPTARLSGSGICAGMTSTALPTSSSTAASATTMNITFNELVTTAWGDTIKLAGNISALGSWSPSSALTLSASQYSQSNPLWSVTTVLAPGTVIEYKFIKVSASGTVTWESDPNRVYTVPCATATDNARVGRCATSLSTHAHFTT; the protein is encoded by the exons ATGCGCACTCTTCACCGAGCCCTTCTTGTCCTGGCCGGAGCTGTCCTGGAAGCTTCGCAGGGTGCTGCCGGGCTCTCGGCTGCCGAGTGGCGGAGCCAGTCCATCTACCAGGTTGTCACCGACAGGTTCGCCCGGACCGACCTGTCGACCACGGCGTCTTGCAACACGGCAGACCAAGTCTACTGCGGAGGGACATGGCAGGGGCTCATCTCCAAGCTGGACTACATCCAGGGCATGGGTTTCACCGCCGTATGGATCTCACCAGTGGTCAAGCAGGTGGAAGGCAATTCCCAAGATGG GTCGGCCTATCACGGATACTGGGCGCAGGATATCTGGGCCTTGAATCCAGCTTTTGGGACCGAGGCGGATCTCGCTGCGCTCGCTGCGGCACTGCATGCCCGAGGCATG TATCTCATGGTTGACATCGTCACCAACCATATGGCATACATGGGTTGTGGCACCTGTGTAAACTACAGCCTGTTCAATCCCTTTTCATCG TCATCGTACTTCCACCCATATTGCGCCATCGACTACAGCAACCAGACGTCGGTCGAGGT TTGCTGGCAAGGGGATAACATTGTCAG TCTGCCTGATCTGCGCACCGAGGAGCAAGT CATCTGGAACCGCTGGGTTAGCCAGCTCGTGTCCAACTACTCCAT CGACGGCTTCCGAGTCGACAGCGCAAAGCACGTCGAGACGTCCTTTTGGCAAGGCTTCTCGACAGCGGCGGGCGTGTACCTGCTGGGCGAGGTCTTTGACGGGGACCCGTCGTACGTGGCGCCTTACCAGAACTACCTCAACGGGGTTCTGGACTATCCCAG CTACTACTGGATCCTCCGGGCTTTCCAGTCATCCAGCGGCAGCATCAGCGACCTCGTCTCCGGGCTCAACACGCTCCATGGCGTTGCTCTGGACCTTAGTCTATATGGGTCCTTCCTCGAAAACCACGATGTGGCGCGGTTTGCGTCATTCACGCAAGACATG GCCATCGCATTCACAATGTTGAAAGACG GCATCCCCATCATATACCAGGGACAAGAGCAACATTACTCTGGCGGAACGACGCCCAACAACCGCGAGGCCCTCTGGCTCTCGGGCTACTCGACTAGCTCCGAGCTTTACAAGTGGATTGCCGCCTTAAACCAGATCCGGGCCCGAGCAATTGCTCAAGATGGCGGCTATCTCTCCTACAGCAGCCAACCCATCTACTCGGACAGCCACACCATTGCCATGCGCAAAGGCACCTCGGGATACCAGATCGTGGGCGTGTTCACCAATGTCGGGGCTTCGTCGTCGGTCACGGTCACCCTAACCTCTTCCGCGACGGGCTTCGGGGCGAACCAAGCACTCATCGACGTGATGAGCTGCACCGCCTACACCACAGATTCGACGGGAGCCCTCACTGTAACCCTGAACGACGGCCTGCCCAAGGTGCTTTATCCGACTGCGCGGCTCTCGGGCAGCGGTATCTGCGCAGGGATGACCAGCACAGCGCTGCCGACGTCAAGCTCGACTGCAGCATCAGCCACGACGA TGAACATCACCTTCAATGAGCTCGTCACCACGGCGTGGGGGGACACAATCAAGCT GGCCGGCAACATATCCGCTCTCGGCAGCTGGAGCCCAAGCAGTGCCTTGACACTGAGCGCATCGCAGTATTCACAAAGCAACCCGCTCTGGTCCGTCACAACCGTGCTCGCTCCCGGAACGGTGATCGAGTACAAGTTTATCAAGGTCAGCGCCTCCGGGACAGTAACATGGGAGTCGGACCCGAACCGCGTCTACACTGTGCCCTGCGCAACTGCGACG GACAATGCACGAGTGGGCCGGTGCGCGACAAGTTTGAGCACTCATGCCCATTTCACCACGTAA